One Falsarthrobacter nasiphocae DNA segment encodes these proteins:
- a CDS encoding DsbA family protein, producing MASRQTPSGLTPREIAQQHREKALRKERSRRAVIGGAIIAAVLAIVLIVTYLFKKNNEAAGAADAAKGPAPAYGNQYGGVTLIKGGTLKKAGGIEVDPGTVGPPATAPSTKAPSGALTTKKGEPAHVLVYVDMLCPHCKVFEGMFGDYLHDLAEKGTANVEYRVISILDQAANKNYSTRAGGALMSVADRFPEKFYPALKLLFAQQPSEATGGDNGTIKSVLKSAGVPSEIDSLVDSGAFRYYTKFANALAAHDGVSGTPSVYVEGQRWDPQAESDFKKFVQATIDARK from the coding sequence ATGGCATCGAGACAGACGCCGTCCGGGCTGACGCCCCGCGAGATTGCCCAGCAGCACCGCGAGAAAGCGCTGCGCAAGGAGCGCTCGCGCAGAGCGGTGATCGGCGGCGCCATCATCGCGGCAGTCCTTGCCATCGTCCTCATCGTGACGTACCTCTTCAAGAAGAACAACGAGGCCGCGGGCGCGGCGGACGCGGCCAAGGGGCCCGCACCCGCGTACGGCAACCAGTACGGCGGCGTCACGCTCATCAAGGGCGGCACGCTCAAGAAGGCCGGAGGCATCGAGGTGGACCCGGGGACCGTGGGCCCGCCCGCGACGGCCCCGTCCACGAAGGCCCCCTCCGGTGCACTGACGACGAAGAAGGGCGAGCCGGCCCACGTGCTCGTCTATGTGGACATGCTCTGCCCGCACTGCAAGGTCTTCGAGGGAATGTTCGGCGACTACCTCCACGACCTTGCCGAGAAGGGCACGGCCAACGTCGAGTACCGGGTCATCTCGATCCTCGACCAGGCCGCGAACAAGAACTACTCCACGCGCGCGGGCGGCGCCCTCATGTCCGTGGCAGACCGGTTCCCGGAGAAGTTCTACCCTGCTCTCAAGCTCCTCTTCGCGCAGCAGCCCAGCGAGGCCACGGGCGGGGACAACGGCACCATCAAGTCGGTCCTCAAGAGCGCTGGCGTGCCCAGCGAGATCGACTCCCTCGTGGACAGCGGCGCCTTCCGCTACTACACGAAGTTCGCCAACGCCCTCGCGGCGCACGACGGCGTCAGCGGCACCCCGAGCGTCTATGTCGAGGGCCAGCGCTGGGACCCCCAGGCGGAATCGGACTTCAAGAAGTTCGTTCAGGCCACGATCGACGCGCGCAAGTAG